The proteins below come from a single Pichia kudriavzevii chromosome 2, complete sequence genomic window:
- a CDS encoding uncharacterized protein (PKUD0B06380; similar to Saccharomyces cerevisiae YPL188W (POS5); ancestral locus Anc_6.186) produces the protein MFKLNPVAGLGARLFPKYTGHQNSIVKRIVWPSTPRNVLIVKKPWHDKVLNATITFIKHIHKNYPSVNVIVVPEVAEELNSLNQTTLRTKYPSLVPSTLSGNASPSANEPIPIHTGPISEIVSKTDLIVSLGGDGTILRGVSLFSNTIAPPILSFALGTLGFLLPFDFRNHEMAFAELYNSKSIMLRRERIECHIVKAHADSMELNKQRQLLNDSLIDSNSNDSLSTTEQVERLKRLSAEMDAPFDRVSITSEIKDQIKNLKIHAMNDIVLHRGSLPGLLNLDVYINGNFLTRTTADGLIFATPTGSTAYSLSAGGSIVHPTVKCILLTPICPRSLSFRPLILPLNSHILIKVIGKDSIQCDYSKFNAKMSIDGIPQLRLIPGDEIHIISESRSRIDPPGIDMDHKTGVWCVVQSKGDWVNGINSMLGFNLGFKSNSNSNTSTNTNTNT, from the coding sequence ATGTTCAAACTCAACCCCGTTGCAGGCCTGGGCGCAAGGCTGTTCCCGAAATACACTGGCCATCAAAACTCCATAGTCAAGAGGATTGTGTGGCCAAGTACCCCTCGAAACGTCCTCATTGTAAAGAAACCGTGGCATGACAAGGTCCTCAACGCTACAATCACCTTCATCAAACACATCCACAAAAATTATCCTTCGGTCAACGTCATTGTCGTCCCGGAAGTGGCCGAAGAACTAAACTCTCTTAACCAAACCACTCTGAGGACAAAATACCCTTCTCTCGTCCCTTCAACATTGTCTGGTAATGCTTCCCCATCTGCAAATGAACCTATCCCCATCCACACTGGTCCAATCTCGGAAATCGTCAGCAAAACTGACCTTATTGTCTCTCTTGGTGGTGACGGCACCATTCTACGCGGTGTATCCCTCTTCTCCAACACCATAGCTCCGCCGATCCTCTCCTTTGCCTTGGGAACCCTAGGATTTCTCCTCCCCTTTGATTTCAGGAACCATGAAATGGCGTTTGCAGAATTGTACaactcaaaatcaatcatGCTTCGAAGAGAACGGATCGAATGTCACATTGTCAAGGCACATGCAGACTCGATGGAATTGAACAAACAAAGACAGCTTCTTAATGACTCGCTCATTGACTCAAACTCTAATGACTCTCTCTCCACCACAGAACAAGTGGAGAGGCTAAAACGTCTTTCCGCAGAAATGGACGCCCCTTTTGACAGAGTATCAATTACTTCTGAGATTAAAgaccaaataaaaaaccTGAAAATTCATGCCATGAATGATATAGTGTTGCATCGTGGTTCATTACCAGGCTTACTCAATTTAGACGTTTACATCAATGGGAACTTTTTGACAAGAACAACAGCAGATGGGTTGATCTTTGCCACCCCAACAGGCTCAACGGCGTATTCCCTATCCGCCGGTGGCTCCATTGTCCATCCAACCGTAAAGTGTATTCTCTTGACACCAATCTGCCCCCGTTCTCTATCCTTCCGCCCCTTGATTCTACCTTTGAATTCCCACATTCTAATCAAAGTCATTGGCAAAGACTCGATCCAGTGTGACTATTCAAAATTCAACGCAAAGATGAGTATAGACGGTATACCACAACTTAGGTTGATCCCCGGGGATGAAATCCATATTATCAGTGAATCCAGGAGTAGAATAGACCCGCCAGGAATAGATATGGACCACAAAACCGGGGTCTGGTGTGTGGTACAGTCAAAGGGCGATTGGGTGAACGGTATAAATAGCATGTTGGGCTTTAATTTGGgattcaaatcaaactcaaattcaaatacaagtacaaatacaaatacaaatacataG
- a CDS encoding uncharacterized protein (PKUD0B06390; similar to Saccharomyces cerevisiae YNL330C (RPD3); ancestral locus Anc_3.8), translating into MLYEDKPFGELTVNPNNKKRIAYFYDSDVGNYSYGSAHPMKPHRIRMAHSLIMNYGLYKSMEIYRAKPATRQEMTQFHTDEYVDFLARVTPDNLDMFNKEQLKFNVGDDCPVFDGLFEYCSISGGGSMEGAARLNRGKCDVAINYAGGLHHAKKSEASGFCYVNDIVLGILELLRYHPRVLYIDIDVHHGDGVEEAFYTTDRVMTVSFHKYGEFFPGTGELRDIGVGKGKYHAVNVPLRDGIDDQTYKNLFEPIIKRVIDWYQPSAVVLQCGGDSLSGDRLGCFNLSMKGHANCVNYLKSFGLPLMIVGGGGYTMRNVARTWSFETGLLNEKILGPEIPFNDYFEYYGPDYKMEVRPSNMHNANTPEYLNRIMTEIFTNLDNAKHTPSVQMHDVPRDMADFEDDVDQDTKEAIDTRGGSLKERDERIIPDNEFYDDDEDARKVKNTILREDFK; encoded by the coding sequence ATGTTATATGAAGACAAGCCATTTGGAGAGTTAACTGTGAATCCAAATAACAAGAAGAGGATTGCGTATTTCTACGACAGCGACGTTGGTAACTATTCCTATGGGTCAGCGCACCCAATGAAACCACATCGTATTAGAATGGCACATTCGTTGATTATGAATTATGGATTGTACAAGTCGATGGAGATATACAGGGCAAAGCCAGCAACGAGGCAAGAAATGACACAATTCCATACTGACGAATATGTTGATTTCCTTGCTCGGGTCACGCCCGACAATTTGGATATGTTCAACAAGGAGCAACTTAAGTTCAATGTTGGGGATGATTGTCCAGTTTTCGATGGACTATTTGAATACTGTTCTATATCTGGAGGTGGCTCGATGGAGGGGGCAGCCAGATTGAATAGGGGGAAATGTGATGTTGCAATCAACTATGCCGGTGGGTTACATCATGCGAAGAAGAGTGAAGCCAGTGGATTTTGCTATGTGAATGATATCGTATTGGGTATATTAGAGTTGCTAAGGTATCATCCAAGAGTTCTCTacattgatattgatgttCACCATGGTGATGGTGTTGAGGAAGCGTTTTATACAACCGACAGGGTGATGACAGTATCGTTCCATAAATATGGAGAGTTTTTCCCAGGTACCGGGGAGTTGAGGGATATTGGTGTTGGTAAAGGTAAATACCATGCTGTCAATGTTCCACTAAGGGACGGAATTGATGACCAAACTTACAAGAATTTGTTTGAGCCTATAATCAAGAGAGTCATTGATTGGTATCAACCAAGTGCAGTTGTGTTGCAATGTGGAGGAGACTCATTATCAGGAGATCGATTGGGGTGTTTCAATCTATCGATGAAGGGGCATGCCAATTGTGTAAACTATCTCAAGTCCTTTGGCTTGCCCTTGATGATTGTTGGTGGGGGAGGATACACCATGAGAAACGTAGCACGTACCTGGTCCTTTGAGACCGGGTTGTTGAATGAGAAGATTTTGGGACCTGAGATACCATTCAATGAttactttgaatattatGGTCCGGACTACAAGATGGAAGTCCGCCCAAGTAACATGCACAATGCTAACACTCCCGAATACTTGAATAGGATAATGACTGAGATTTTCACCAACTTGGACAATGCAAAACATACGCCCTCAGTGCAGATGCACGATGTACCAAGAGACATGGCTGATTTTGAGGATGATGTTGACCAAGACACAAAAGAAGCCATTGATACACGTGGTGGCAGTCTGAAGGAGCGTGACGAGAGAATCATTCCTGACAATGAGTTTTacgatgacgatgaagacgCCCGGAAGGTGAAGAATACGATCTTGAGAGAAGATTTTAAGTAG
- a CDS encoding uncharacterized protein (PKUD0B06370; similar to Saccharomyces cerevisiae YNL011C; ancestral locus Anc_1.394), which yields MKVVVISGGSATNHLVEAFQEHEVTYILPVSDNGGSSGELSRVFGQCPIGDIRSRLVRLMRNGSVRRLMEMRLSRKEEVAQLQWRELLSGEECMWSGVCLPIREEISGVLKRANGKIRGTDYRFSMASVGNLCILGAPKVSEGLLLLRRWGDVPPNVHVEGVLDVDKCQGGYELGALLADGTHIYGQSQISHPSSNGEELHFDKHVSSQQWLTSPIKDVYYMGLKDIRPYVNNKVVESVRECHVLVVSVGSLWTSLVPVLKVLRLHRQDYLCKSVLILVNARLDADRETHSLTGEEYVHIIEEELGMIDTAASNQPNSNTSSNGSIYSSRKIVLYPHTDNGHTVHEVRKTLNALAPREREG from the coding sequence ATGAAGGTCGTCGTCATCAGTGGCGGAAGTGCCACCAATCATCTTGTCGAGGCCTTCCAAGAACACGAGGTGACCTATATCCTTCCAGTGTCTGACAATGGAGGGTCTAGTGGTGAATTGAGCAGAGTTTTTGGGCAATGTCCCATTGGCGACATACGCTCGCGGCTTGTGCGGCTTATGAGGAACGGCTCTGTGCGGCGTCTGATGGAGATGCGGCTCTCGAGGaaggaagaagttgcaCAATTACAGTGGAGAGAGCTACTCAGTGGAGAAGAATGTATGTGGAGTGGTGTATGTCTCCCAATTAGGGAGGAGATTTCAGGTGTCCTTAAGAGGGCCAATGGCAAAATCAGGGGGACTGATTACCGGTTCAGTATGGCGAGTGTGGGGAATCTCTGCATTCTTGGAGCTCCAAAGGTATCTGAGGGACTCCTGTTGCTGCGGCGATGGGGGGATGTCCCCCCAAACGTACATGTTGAAGGAGTACTAGACGTGGACAAGTGCCAAGGTGGGTACGAATTGGGGGCCTTACTTGCTGACGGGACGCATATTTACGGTCAGTCCCAGATCTCGCATCCGAGCTCCAATGGTGAGGAGTTACATTTCGACAAGCATGTCTCCTCGCAGCAGTGGTTAACTAGTCCAATCAAGGACGTCTACTACATGGGGCTAAAGGACATACGCCCCTATGTCAACAATAAGGTGGTGGAGAGTGTCCGGGAATGTCACGTTCTTGTGGTGAGTGTAGGATCTCTATGGACAAGTTTGGTTCCTGTACTTAAGGTATTACGTTTACATAGACAAGACTATCTTTGCAAGAGTGTGCTAATTCTCGTCAATGCCAGACTAGACGCAGATCGCGAAACGCACTCTCTCACGGGAGAAGAGTATGTCCACATTATAGAAGAAGAGCTCGGGATGATCGACACTGCTGCTAGTAATCAGCCTAATAGTAACACTAGCTCCAATGGAAGCATATACTCTAGTCGGAAAATCGTGCTATACCCGCACACCGACAACGGCCACACAGTGCACGAGGTGCGCAAAACCCTCAACGCGCTCGCCCCGCGCGAAAGGGAGGGCTAG
- a CDS encoding uncharacterized protein (PKUD0B06400; similar to Saccharomyces cerevisiae YNL326C (PFA3); ancestral locus Anc_3.12), translating to MGIYNIANTFCVVLTCTFPPLSVTLLFVWSYWTMIFKVYLILYNGSKFCICITTFAFVLSLWTYYKVLYTGSGSPVDYPELRGENVPLCMSDSITMKRDGRYRYCTKCRCWKPDRTHHCSACDKCILKMDHHCPWFGICIGYKNYRFFVQFLCWSLVYLLVVTSMTFNVLYGFFVDGKWDTELFSVHVLLVFCLGVVFTLCIGVFTGFTIYQMCRNRTTIESYERQRYRHTARRHLNVFDLGVTRNVLSIMGTKWYNIVMPVGNVEGDNGGGVSFETNLAGEEFVNSRNLVARLSSELERSV from the coding sequence ATGGGTATATACAATATTGCCAACACGTTCTGTGTTGTACTAACATGTACCTTCCCACCTTTGAGCGTAACGTTGCTCTTTGTGTGGTCGTATTGGACGATGATTTTCAAGGTGTACCTCATATTGTACAATGGATCTAaattttgcatttgcattaCGACATTTGCATTTGTGCTGTCGCTATGGACATATTATAAGGTACTCTATACTGGGAGTGGATCGCCCGTTGATTATCCAGAACTACGGGGGGAGAATGTTCCTCTGTGTATGAGCGATTCgataacaatgaaaagAGACGGAAGATATAGATATTGCACGAAATGCCGATGTTGGAAGCCCGATAGAACACATCACTGTAGTGCATGTGACAAATGTATATTGAAGATGGATCACCATTGTCCATGGTTTGGCATTTGCATTGGATATAAGAATTACCGATTCTTTGTACAGTTTTTGTGTTGGTCTTTGGTTTACTTGCTTGTGGTCACAAGTATGACGTTTAACGTCCTCTATGGGTTCTTTGTTGATGGCAAGTGGGACACAGAGTTGTTTAGCGTCCATGTGCTACTTGTTTTCTGTTTGGGTGTCGTGTTTACGTTGTGTATCGGGGTCTTTACCGGGTTTACCATATACCAAATGTGTCGCAATAGAACTACAATCGAATCGTATGAGAGGCAGCGGTACAGACACACGGCTAGACGGCACTTGAACGTCTTCGATCTGGGCGTCACAAGGAATGTACTATCCATAATGGGGACGAAGTGGTACAACATTGTCATGCCAGTTGGTAATGTTGAGGGTGACAATGGTGGAGGGGTTTCTTTTGAGACAAACTTAGCCGGAGAGGAATTTGTTAATTCGAGAAATCTCGTGGCGAGGTTGAGCTCAGAACTAGAGAGGTCAGTTTGA